The sequence ATCTTCTTGGGCATTGGTGCCATGACCGACTTTACAGCCCTGTTGGCTAACCCCAAGTTAATGCTGATTGGCGCTGCAGCACAGTTTGGTATTTTTGGTGCCTATATGGTGGCCTTGGCTATGGGATTCGAGCCCTCGCAGGCTGCTGGTATCGCCATCATCGGTGGTGCCGACGGTCCAACCGCCATCTTCCTCAGCTCAAAGCTGTCGCCCAACCTGATGGGAGCCATCGCCGTTTGTGCCTATAGCTACATGGCATTGGTACCTGTTATCCAGCCATTCATCATGCGTCTGCTTACCACCGATAAGGAGCGCGTTATCAAGATGAAGCCTGGTCGCGAGGTATCGCAAACAGAGCGTATTCTGTTCCCCATCATCGGCTTGTTGCTCACCACCTTCATCGTACCATCGGGCCTGCCCTTGCTGGGTATGCTGTTCTTTGGTAACCTGCTGAAGGAGAGTGGCAAGACCACACGTTTGGCAAAGACTGCTGGTGCCGCACTCAACGACATCGTTGTAATGCTGTTAGGTTTAACCGTTGGTTGCTCAACACAGGCCAGCGAGTTCCTCACCTTCAACACCATCAAGATTTTTGCCCTTGGTGCTATGGCCTTTATGATTGCCACCGCATCGGGTGTTTGCTTTGTTAAGCTGATGAACCTGTTCCTGCCCGAAGGCAAGAAACTGAACCCGCTGATTGGTAACGCCGGCGTAAGTGCCGTTCCAATGGCAGCACGTATATCTAACAACCTCGGTCTGGAGTACGACCGTCACAACTTCCTGCTCATGCACGCCATGGGTCCTAACGTAGCTGGTGTGATTGGTTCGGCTGTAGCCGCTGGTGCATTATTAGGATTCTTATCATGAACAATAGACCCAAGATAGCTATCATCGACCCCAATACCCTCTCGGCATTGGGGTTGAAGGCTATTCTCCAGAACGTCATGCCCATCATGACGGTTGACATATTCGGATCGTTATCAGAACTTCAAGCCAACGAGCCCGAGAGTTATTTCCACTACTTTACTGCCATGTCGGTAGTGGTGGAGAACATGGCATTCTTTACAGAGAACAAGCGCAAAACTATCGTGCTCACGTTGTCGCTCGACACCATGTCGCAACTGTCAGATTTTAAATGTCTGTGTGTAAACGTGCCCGAACCCGAGTTGGTACGCTCGTTACTGATGCTGGAGCAGCACGCTCATGGCAAAGGCGAGCATCTGCCACCCATGCCAGCTATCTTGAGTCAGAAAATCCTGTCGGATCGCGAAATCGAAGTGATGTCGCTGATTGTACAGGGATATATCAACAAGGAGATTGCCGACAAGCTGAACATCGGCTTGGCAACGGTGATTACCCATCGCAAAAACATCATGGACAAACTGGGCATGAAGAGTGTTTCGGCACTTACCATCTATGCTGTGATGCATGGCTATGTTGACATCAACAAAATTTAGCGCAAAGGTTTTCGTGGTTTTTTAGGAATTTAGTAACCTCAAATTTGGAAGTATCACAAAATTCGCCTATCTTTGCACTCGCAAATAATAACAATTAAAACAATATTTAGAAATGAAACCACTAAACAAACAGTTTGCTCCTAAGAGCGTTATGCCTGAAAAGGTTATTCAGTTTGGCGAAGGAAACTTCCTCCGTGCATTTGTTGATTGGATTATCTGGAACATGGACCAGAAGACCGACTTCAACGGTTCGGTTGTTGTGGTTCAGCCTATCGAGAAAGGTATGGTTGACTGGCTGAATGCTCAGGACTGTCTGTACCATGTAAATCTGCAGGGTCGCGAGAACGGCAAGCCCGTTAACACCCTGGAGCGTATTGATGTGATTAGTCGTGCTTTGAACCCATATACCCAGAATGCCGCTTTCATGGCTCTGGCCGATCAGCCTGAGATTCGTTTCGTTATCTCGAACACAACCGAGGCTGGTATTGCTTTCGATCCCTCATGCAAACTCGAGGATGCACCTGCAAGCAGCTACCCAGGAAAGCTGGTTCAGCTGTTGTACCGTCGTTATCAGACTTTCAACGGCGACAAGACCAAGGGACTGATTATATTCCCTTGCGAGCTGATTTTCCTGAACGGCCACGTGCTCAAGGATTGCATTTATAAGTATATCGAGCTGTGGAACCTTGGCGACGACTTCAAGAAGTGGTTCGAGGAGGCTTGTGGCGTATATGCTACCCTCGTTGACCGTATCGTACCAGGATTCCCACGCAAGGAGATTGCCGAGATTCAGGAGAAGATTTCGTATCGCGACAACCTGGTAGTACAGGCCGAGAACTTCCACCTGTGGGTAATCGAGGCACCAAAAGAGGTTGCCGAGGAGTTCCCCGCTGACAAGGCTGGCTTGCACGTACTCTTTGTTCCATCAGAGGAGCCCTACCACAAGCGTAAGGTTACCCTGCTGAATGGTCCTCACACCGTATTGAGCCCTGTAGCATTCCTGAGTGGTGTTAACATCGTACGCGATGCCTGCAACCACGAGGTAATCGGCAAATATATCCACAAAGTTCAGTTTGAAGAGCTGATGCAGACACTCGACCTGCCTATGGACGAGCTCGAGAAGTTTGCTGGCGACGTACTGGAGCGTTTCGACAACCCATATGTTGACCACCAGGTAACCAGCATCATGCTGAACTCTTTCCCCAAGTTCCAGGCTCGCGACCTGCCCGGCGTAAAGACATTCCTGGAGCGCAAGGGCGAGCTGCCTAAGGGATTGGTATTCGGTCTGGCTGCTATCATCACCTACTACAAGGGTGGTAAGCGCGAGGATGGCGTTGAGATTGTTCCAAACGACGACCAGAAGATTATGGACCTGCTGAAGGAGCTCTGGGCAACAGGCGACACACAGAAGGTTACCGATGGTGTGCTGGGCGCCGAGTTCATCTGGCAGGAGGACCTGAACAAGGTTCCTGGTCTGAACGCTATGGTGAAGCAGGATCTCGACCTCATTAAGAGCGTAGGCATGCTCGAGGCCGTGAAGAGTATTCTTTAATAATGAATGAGTGATTCAATAGAGATAAAAGGGGCACGCGTTAATAACCTTAAGAATATTGACGTTAAAATTCCCCGAAACCAATTTGTTGTGATTGCCGGAGTCAGTGGCTCCGGCAAATCATCTTTGGCCTTCGACACATTGTATGCCGAAGGCCAACGCCGTTATGTAGAGAGTTTGTCGAGCTATGCCCGACAGTTCCTTGGAAGAATGAACAAACCTGAGTGTGATTTCATTCGCGGCATACCGCCTGCCATCGCTATCGAGCAGAAGGTAATATCAAGGAATCCACGAAGCACCGTGGGCACCAGCACAGAAATTTACGAGTATCTACGACTGCTGTTTGCCCGCATAGGTCACACCTATTCGCCCATCAGTGGTTGCGAGGTGAAGAAACACTCTACCGAGGATGTGATACAGAAGATGCTGGAGTTCTCGAAAGGCACCCGATTCGTGGTGATGGCCCCCATCCATCTGCGCGAGGGGCGCTCTATGGAGCAACAGCTTAAGACCTACCAGTTGGAAGGTTATGCCCGCATCTATGTAAACAATGATTTCCAACGAATAGATGATTATCTGGCAGCAGGAAAGTTCGACGACGAGAATATCTATCTGGTTATCGACCGCATGAGCGTAGATGATACCAAGGATGTGATTGCCCGTTTGGTCGACTCTGCCGAGACGGCTTTCTACGAAGGTCATGGCGAGTTGCGCTTGCTATTCCCACCCACCATCTTCTACGATTTCTCGATGAAGTTCGAGGCTGATGGTATGACCTTTGAAGAGCCTACCGACCAGATGTTCTCGTTCAATTCGCCAGCAGGTGCCTGTCCTGAGTGTCAGGGCTTTGGACGTATTGTTGGTATCGACGAGAAGCTAGTCATCCCCAACACCACTCTGTCTGTTTACGATGGCTGTGTGGTTTGCTGGCATGGCGAGAAAATGAAAGAGTGGCTCGACTGGTTCTGTCGCCACGCGGCCAAGGATGATTTCCCCATCTTTGAGCCCTATATGAACCTGACTCAGAAACAGAAGGACTGGCTATGGCACGGACTGCCCTCGGATAAAGGAAAGAAGGAGCGTCCATGTATCGATGCCTTCTTCGAGATGGTCCAGGAGAATCAGTACAAAATACAATACCGTGTGATGCTGGCACGCTATCGTGGCAAGACCACTTGTCCCAAGTGTCATGGCACACGCTTAAAGCCCGAAGCCGACTACGTGAAGATTGGCGGACGCAGCATTACCGACCTGGTACAAATGCCTGTGGTAAAGGTAAAGGAGTGGTTTGATCGCTTGGAGCTCGACCAGCACGATGCCGAGATTGGTAAGCGTCTGCTAACAGAAATCAAAAGCCGCCTACAGTTCCTGCTCGATGTGGGTCTGGGTTATCTTACCCTCAACCGACTGTCGAACTCGCTCTCGGGTGGTGAGAGTCAACGTATCAACCTGTGTACATCGCTGGGTAGTTCGCTGGTTGGCTCGTTGTATATCCTCGATGAGCCTAGTATCGGCTTGCACTCAAGAGATACCGACCGCTTGATTCACGTGCTGAAGGAGCTGCAATCGTTAGGCAATACGGTGGTTGTAGTAGAGCACGACGAAGATATCATGCGTGCTGCCGACCACCTGATAGATATTGGTCCTGATGCAGGACGCCTGGGTGGTGAGGTAGTGTTTGACGGCGATGCCAAGGAGGTAAACGAAGCATCGCTCACCAAGTGGCCTAAGAGCTACACGGTAAAATACCTGTTGCATCAGGAAGAGATTCCCGTGCCCGCATCGCGTCGCCCTTGGAACAGATTCATCACCATCAAAGGTGCTCGTATGAACAACCTGAAGGGTATCGATGTAAAGATACCTCTCAACGTGATGACGGTGGTAACAGGTGTTTCAGGTTCTGGTAAGTCGAGCCTCATCAAAGGCATACTGTATCCAGCCATGCGACGCCGCATTGGCGAAGCTTGCGATGCACCAGGCGAATATCTGGGACTGGATGGCGACGTAGAGGCTATCAAGCATATTGAGTTTGTAGATCAGAACCCCATAGGTAAGAGCACACGCTCAAACCCTGCCACATATGTGAAAGCTTACGATGCCATTCGCGATCTGTATGCCCAGCAGCCACTGGCCAAGCAAATGGGCTTTACGCCACAATACTTCTCGTTCAACACCGATGGTGGACGTTGCGAGGAGTGTAAGGGTGCAGGAACCATCACGGTTGAGATGCAGTTCATGGCCGACCTGGTGCTGGAGTGCGAGGCTTGTCATGGTCATCGTTTTAAGAAGGAGATTCTGGATGTAAACTATCGTGGCAAGAGTGTTGATGATGTGCTGAATATGACCATCTCTGAAGCCATCACCTTCTTCGAAGAGGGTGGCGAGAACGTCATCGTTAAGCGTTTGAAGACGCTCGAGGATGTGGGCTTAGGCTACATCAAGCTGGGACAGAACTCATCGTCGCTCTCTGGTGGTGAGAACCAGCGTGTAAAACTGGCCTACTTTATCGGACAGGAGAAACAGGAGCCCACGCTCTTTATCTTCGACGAGCCTACCACAGGTCTGCATTTCCACGATATACAACGCCTGCTGAAAGCCTTCGAGGCCCTGATAGCACGAGGCCATACCATCCTGATTATTGAGCACAACATGGAGGTCATCAAATGTGCCGACCACGTGATAGACTTAGGACCGGATGGTGGCGACAAGGGTGGTAACCTAGTAATAGCAGGAACGCCCGAACAAGTGGTGGCATGCAAAGAGAGTCTGACAGGTAAATACCTGAAAGAAAAACTGGAATAAAAAAAGAGTAACAACTTTGAGATACGATCAACTATTCACCAAAACACTACTGACCGCCATACTTACAAGTATGGTCATGAGTGTATCAGCGAGCAACAAACGTGACTCGCTGAATATCTTGAATCGTATCTACAATTACCAGCAGGCCAACACAGCAGCCATCGACAGTCTTGAGGATCAGGTGTATGCCAAATTCCGATATCATGTAGATAAGCGCAATGCCATACTGTGGCTCATCCCATCGATGTATGTGATGGCTAAGGACGAGAGGGATTATATACGCGAGTCGTACAGCAAGGTATTGTTTACGAATGCGCACGATTACGACATCACCAACCAGTTGCTGTCAGGCACCATCCGTCATAACCGCAAGGCACTCCCTACCCTGCTCGACTACATGACGCCCAACATCTACGATATCGACTTATACAATGGGCACATGCTCTCGCCCTTCAACAAATGCAACCGCAGGTATTACCGTTTTACCCAGAAGCTGCAGCACGACGGCACCACACGTCTGGAGTTCCGTCCGAAGATATACAACACGCAGTTACTGAATGGTTATGCCATCGTTGACACCAACACCGGGCGCATTATCCGTACACTGCTGAATGGCGAGTATGATATGCTCACCTTCCGCACAGAGATTACGCAGGGCGAGGAAGGCGGGCGATCTATCATGCCAGCCAAATGCACTACAGCGGCTACGTTCCGATTCATGGGCAACAGGATTTCTGCTCTGTTCGATGCCAACTATAACTGTAACAAGACGCTACCCGATTCTGTAGAAAGGATGGATAGCAGGGAACTGATGGATGAGGTTCGTCCCACACCGCTTACAGAAACCGATAAGCATATATACGAGGCCTACGACCAGAAAAACCGTCAGGACTCGATGGTGCAAGACACGCTGCCCAAGAAACAGCGACTTTGGAAGAAGATTTTCTGGGACACCATTGGCGAGAACCTAGTTACACCTATCAAGGCCGAATCGGAGGAAGCCAACTTCAGCATGTCGCCTATCATCAACCCGATGTATGTAAGTTACAGTCATGCCCGTGGTGTGCGTTATAAGATGCGCTTCCGCTCGCAGTACAACTTCTCGGCGCATCGTTATCTAACACTCAACCCCACGTTTGGTTACACCTTCAAGGAGCACCAGTTCTACTTTACGGCACCACTCCGTATGACGTATAACCCAAAGCGTAACGGATATACCGAGGTGATATTTGGTAATGGCAACCGTATCAGTACATCTACGGTGATGGATGTGATAAACGCTGCCCATCAGGACACCATCAACTTCGACAATACGGATATGGACAAGTTCAAGGACCAGCATTTCAGCATCATCAACAACATCATGGTGTTCGACTGGCTGGATATCGAAACAGGTTTCATATACCATCGCCGTTCGGCTGTTAACAAGGAGTTAATGAAGTGTTACGACATGCCAACAGAGTATCGAAGCTTTGCACCAAGCATCGGTCTGAAGTTCTCGCCTTGGCTGAATCGTGGCCCTGTACTTTCGGTAGATTACGAGCGAGGCGTGAAGGGTGTTAACAAGTCGGATTTGGAATACGAGCGCTGGGAGTTTGATGCCCAATGGAAGAAGAAGATTCCAGGCCTGCGATTGCTCAACATGCGTGCAGGTGCAGGTTTCTATACCAACAAGAAGGACAACCTGTTTGTGGACTTCGCTAACTTCCGCGACGAGAATCTGCCTGAGGGATGGGACGACGACTGGAGTGGTAACTTCCAACTACTGCGCAGTCGTGTGTATAACCAATCCGATTATTATCTGCGTGGCAACGTGTCGTACGAGTCGCCTATGTTGGTGGCTACATGGATTCCCTACCTGGGAAAATATATTGAGAAAGAGCGCTTCTACCTGAGTGGTGTATTACTGCAGGATTCGCGCCCCTATTACGAATTAGGCTATGGCTTTACCAACAGATATATCTCGGTTGGTGCCTTTGCCAGTTTCCGTAACACCCACTTCGACCGTATTGGCGTAGAGGTAGAATTTGAACTATTCAGAAGATGGTAAACGAAACACAGAAATCACTCACCGTATATAAAGCCAGTGCTGGAAGTGGTAAGACTTTCACCCTGGCCACCGAATATATCCGCCTGCTGGTAGAGAATCCGCAGAGCTATCGCAATATCCTGGCAGTAACCTTTACCAACAAGGCTACCGAGGAGATGAAGATGCGTATTCTCAGTCAGCTGTATGGAATCTGGAAACAGTTGCCTGAGTCGGACAACTATCTGCAGAACATCCAAACCAAGACTGGTCTTAAGCCAGAGGTTATCAGCGAGCGTGCTGGTATAGCCCTCAACAACCTCACCCACAACTACAACTATTTCCGTGTGGAGACTATCGACACGTTCTTTCAGAGTGTGCTGCGTAACATGGCACGCGAACTCGACCTAACCACCAACCTGCGCATTGGGTTGAACGATTATCAGGTGGAAGAGCTGGCTGTCGACCAACTGATTGAGGATCTGACCACAACAGATGTGATGCTGCAATGGATTCTGAAATATATCATGGAGAATATCTCTGATGATAAATCGTGGAACGTGATTGCTCAGATTAAGAAGTTTGGTCAGAACATCTTTAAGGACTATTATAAAGAGGTAAGCCTCACCCTCGAACAGAAGATGGGCGAGGAAGGATTCTTCGAGAACTATACCACCACCCTACGCGAGCTGAAGAAAGCTGCCGAAGGCTATATGAAAGAGATTGGCGAATCGTTCTTCGATACCCTCGAAGGCGAAGGCTTGAGTGCAGACGATCTGTCGAGTAAGCAGCGAGGTATCGCCAGTTACTTTAACAAGCTCC is a genomic window of Xylanibacter ruminicola 23 containing:
- a CDS encoding sodium ion-translocating decarboxylase subunit beta gives rise to the protein MDLGQFIIQNFHEFLTYTAFANATVGNLIMIAVGAFFIWLAIKKDFEPLLLVPIGLGIILGNIPFRADAGLEIGLYEDNSVLNIFYQGVRQGWYPPLIFLGIGAMTDFTALLANPKLMLIGAAAQFGIFGAYMVALAMGFEPSQAAGIAIIGGADGPTAIFLSSKLSPNLMGAIAVCAYSYMALVPVIQPFIMRLLTTDKERVIKMKPGREVSQTERILFPIIGLLLTTFIVPSGLPLLGMLFFGNLLKESGKTTRLAKTAGAALNDIVVMLLGLTVGCSTQASEFLTFNTIKIFALGAMAFMIATASGVCFVKLMNLFLPEGKKLNPLIGNAGVSAVPMAARISNNLGLEYDRHNFLLMHAMGPNVAGVIGSAVAAGALLGFLS
- a CDS encoding response regulator transcription factor codes for the protein MNNRPKIAIIDPNTLSALGLKAILQNVMPIMTVDIFGSLSELQANEPESYFHYFTAMSVVVENMAFFTENKRKTIVLTLSLDTMSQLSDFKCLCVNVPEPELVRSLLMLEQHAHGKGEHLPPMPAILSQKILSDREIEVMSLIVQGYINKEIADKLNIGLATVITHRKNIMDKLGMKSVSALTIYAVMHGYVDINKI
- a CDS encoding tagaturonate reductase, coding for MKPLNKQFAPKSVMPEKVIQFGEGNFLRAFVDWIIWNMDQKTDFNGSVVVVQPIEKGMVDWLNAQDCLYHVNLQGRENGKPVNTLERIDVISRALNPYTQNAAFMALADQPEIRFVISNTTEAGIAFDPSCKLEDAPASSYPGKLVQLLYRRYQTFNGDKTKGLIIFPCELIFLNGHVLKDCIYKYIELWNLGDDFKKWFEEACGVYATLVDRIVPGFPRKEIAEIQEKISYRDNLVVQAENFHLWVIEAPKEVAEEFPADKAGLHVLFVPSEEPYHKRKVTLLNGPHTVLSPVAFLSGVNIVRDACNHEVIGKYIHKVQFEELMQTLDLPMDELEKFAGDVLERFDNPYVDHQVTSIMLNSFPKFQARDLPGVKTFLERKGELPKGLVFGLAAIITYYKGGKREDGVEIVPNDDQKIMDLLKELWATGDTQKVTDGVLGAEFIWQEDLNKVPGLNAMVKQDLDLIKSVGMLEAVKSIL
- the uvrA gene encoding excinuclease ABC subunit UvrA — its product is MSDSIEIKGARVNNLKNIDVKIPRNQFVVIAGVSGSGKSSLAFDTLYAEGQRRYVESLSSYARQFLGRMNKPECDFIRGIPPAIAIEQKVISRNPRSTVGTSTEIYEYLRLLFARIGHTYSPISGCEVKKHSTEDVIQKMLEFSKGTRFVVMAPIHLREGRSMEQQLKTYQLEGYARIYVNNDFQRIDDYLAAGKFDDENIYLVIDRMSVDDTKDVIARLVDSAETAFYEGHGELRLLFPPTIFYDFSMKFEADGMTFEEPTDQMFSFNSPAGACPECQGFGRIVGIDEKLVIPNTTLSVYDGCVVCWHGEKMKEWLDWFCRHAAKDDFPIFEPYMNLTQKQKDWLWHGLPSDKGKKERPCIDAFFEMVQENQYKIQYRVMLARYRGKTTCPKCHGTRLKPEADYVKIGGRSITDLVQMPVVKVKEWFDRLELDQHDAEIGKRLLTEIKSRLQFLLDVGLGYLTLNRLSNSLSGGESQRINLCTSLGSSLVGSLYILDEPSIGLHSRDTDRLIHVLKELQSLGNTVVVVEHDEDIMRAADHLIDIGPDAGRLGGEVVFDGDAKEVNEASLTKWPKSYTVKYLLHQEEIPVPASRRPWNRFITIKGARMNNLKGIDVKIPLNVMTVVTGVSGSGKSSLIKGILYPAMRRRIGEACDAPGEYLGLDGDVEAIKHIEFVDQNPIGKSTRSNPATYVKAYDAIRDLYAQQPLAKQMGFTPQYFSFNTDGGRCEECKGAGTITVEMQFMADLVLECEACHGHRFKKEILDVNYRGKSVDDVLNMTISEAITFFEEGGENVIVKRLKTLEDVGLGYIKLGQNSSSLSGGENQRVKLAYFIGQEKQEPTLFIFDEPTTGLHFHDIQRLLKAFEALIARGHTILIIEHNMEVIKCADHVIDLGPDGGDKGGNLVIAGTPEQVVACKESLTGKYLKEKLE
- a CDS encoding DUF5686 family protein → MRYDQLFTKTLLTAILTSMVMSVSASNKRDSLNILNRIYNYQQANTAAIDSLEDQVYAKFRYHVDKRNAILWLIPSMYVMAKDERDYIRESYSKVLFTNAHDYDITNQLLSGTIRHNRKALPTLLDYMTPNIYDIDLYNGHMLSPFNKCNRRYYRFTQKLQHDGTTRLEFRPKIYNTQLLNGYAIVDTNTGRIIRTLLNGEYDMLTFRTEITQGEEGGRSIMPAKCTTAATFRFMGNRISALFDANYNCNKTLPDSVERMDSRELMDEVRPTPLTETDKHIYEAYDQKNRQDSMVQDTLPKKQRLWKKIFWDTIGENLVTPIKAESEEANFSMSPIINPMYVSYSHARGVRYKMRFRSQYNFSAHRYLTLNPTFGYTFKEHQFYFTAPLRMTYNPKRNGYTEVIFGNGNRISTSTVMDVINAAHQDTINFDNTDMDKFKDQHFSIINNIMVFDWLDIETGFIYHRRSAVNKELMKCYDMPTEYRSFAPSIGLKFSPWLNRGPVLSVDYERGVKGVNKSDLEYERWEFDAQWKKKIPGLRLLNMRAGAGFYTNKKDNLFVDFANFRDENLPEGWDDDWSGNFQLLRSRVYNQSDYYLRGNVSYESPMLVATWIPYLGKYIEKERFYLSGVLLQDSRPYYELGYGFTNRYISVGAFASFRNTHFDRIGVEVEFELFRRW